The following are encoded together in the Nymphaea colorata isolate Beijing-Zhang1983 chromosome 14, ASM883128v2, whole genome shotgun sequence genome:
- the LOC116267627 gene encoding uncharacterized acetyltransferase At3g50280-like → MHSFLVTELEDGVLIGCSLNHTGADGESFWHFFNSWSELNAGHETILRPPLMEQAQIPKELRQVHFPLSEHRPPTRQVHFCFSAEAISRIKAKANKHSKLQRGEISSLQALVGLMWRTITWARKLRANQITACKLAAGLRKRLDPTLPREYFGSCMLFLSTEAKVGELLGQNLGWAARVLHETVLRETANMGRQWLMNIQLYDANVFESNDVMVASSPWLEMYGSNFGWGKGLAVLSGSVNKFRGRISVFLGKGEGGSMDLEVCLLPHVMAALELDEELLDALLPSY, encoded by the coding sequence ATGCATTCATTTCTGGTAACGGAGTTGGAGGACGGTGTCTTGATAGGCTGCTCCCTCAACCATACTGGAGCTGACGGTGAGTCCTTCTGGCACTTCTTCAACTCCTGGTCCGAGCTCAATGCCGGCCATGAAACCATATTGCGACCGCCATTGATGGAGCAAGCCCAGATCCCGAAGGAGCTCCGCCAAGTCCACTTCCCACTGTCTGAACACCGTCCTCCAACCCGCCAAGTCCACTTCTGCTTCAGTGCCGAAGCCATATCCCGGATCAAGGCCAAGGCCAACAAGCACTCGAAGCTGCAGAGGGGTGAGATCTCGTCATTGCAGGCACTTGTTGGGCTCATGTGGCGGACCATAACATGGGCCCGGAAGCTCCGGGCCAACCAGATCACTGCCTGCAAGTTGGCAGCCGGGCTTCGAAAGAGGCTGGACCCAACTTTGCCCCGGGAGTACTTCGGCAGTTGCATGCTATTCTTGTCGACGGAGGCCAAGGTGGGTGAGCTGCTCGGGCAGAACCTGGGTTGGGCAGCCCGGGTGCTGCATGAGACCGTGTTGAGGGAAACAGCCAACATGGGTCGGCAGTGGCTCATGAACATACAATTGTATGATGCGAATGTGTTTGAATCGAATGATGTTATGGTGGCCAGCTCCCCATGGTTAGAGATGTATGGGAGTAACTTTGGGTGGGGGAAAGGGTTAGCGGTGCTCAGCGGGAGTGTCAATAAGTTTCGTGGTAGAATTTCAGTCTTCCTCGGAAAAGGTGAGGGTGGCAGCATGGATCTGGAAGTCTGCCTTCTCCCTCATGTTATGGCTGCCCTGGAGTTGGATGAAGAATTATTGGATGCACTCCTTCCTTCTTATTGA